One Romboutsia sp. 13368 genomic window carries:
- a CDS encoding aminoacyl-histidine dipeptidase, whose amino-acid sequence MENVLKGLKPELVFKYFEEISQIPRGSGNEKAISNYLKSFGENLGLETIQDDALNIIIRKPATKGYENCPGVILQGHMDMVCEKNKDTNHNFVTDPIKLRVQDDMIYATGTTLGADNGIAVAMGLAVLASNDLEHPSLEVLITTDEEAGMSGAMALDGSNLKGEYIINLDSEEEGYLLVSCAGGVTAWTELNAEFTNYDSNKQGLLVEIKGLLGGHSGIDIIKQRANSNRLMGRLLNLLCVDYDLAKIQGGSKNNAIPRECEAIIVVNKDDVDKTKDCINQILNIFKHEFSTSDPDITIECSETNIDKVFTKETKNNVITLLNLIPNGIQTMSMDINGLVESSTNLGVVHTTENLVTFECAVRSSVKTLKEDITNKMDLLAANLGGKFRLESDYPAWEYAKGSKLEEICVETYEKLTGKKPIIMAIHAGLECGLLLDKIPHAQAISLGPDMFEVHTPNEHLSISSTKRTWDYLVAILKGMNQY is encoded by the coding sequence ATGGAAAATGTATTAAAGGGATTAAAACCAGAACTTGTTTTTAAATATTTTGAAGAAATATCTCAAATACCACGTGGTTCAGGTAATGAAAAGGCTATAAGTAATTATTTAAAAAGTTTTGGTGAAAATTTAGGACTTGAAACTATTCAAGATGATGCATTAAATATAATAATAAGAAAGCCTGCTACAAAAGGCTATGAAAATTGTCCAGGGGTAATACTTCAAGGTCATATGGATATGGTTTGTGAAAAAAATAAAGATACTAACCATAACTTTGTAACTGACCCTATAAAATTAAGAGTACAAGACGATATGATTTATGCAACTGGAACTACATTAGGTGCTGACAATGGTATTGCTGTTGCTATGGGGTTAGCTGTACTTGCATCTAATGACTTAGAACATCCATCATTAGAAGTTTTAATAACTACAGATGAAGAAGCTGGTATGAGTGGTGCTATGGCACTAGATGGTTCTAATCTAAAAGGGGAATACATAATAAATCTTGATTCAGAGGAAGAAGGTTACTTATTAGTTAGTTGTGCTGGTGGTGTTACTGCTTGGACTGAATTAAATGCTGAATTTACTAATTATGATAGTAACAAACAAGGTTTATTAGTTGAAATAAAAGGCCTACTTGGAGGACACTCTGGTATAGATATAATAAAACAAAGAGCAAACTCTAATAGATTAATGGGAAGACTTTTAAATCTATTATGTGTAGACTATGATTTAGCTAAAATACAAGGTGGTTCTAAAAATAATGCTATACCTCGTGAGTGTGAAGCTATAATAGTTGTTAATAAAGATGACGTTGATAAAACTAAAGATTGTATAAATCAAATATTAAATATATTCAAACATGAATTTAGTACTTCTGACCCTGATATAACTATAGAATGTAGCGAAACTAATATTGATAAAGTATTTACTAAAGAAACAAAAAATAATGTAATAACTTTATTAAACTTAATACCTAATGGAATACAAACTATGAGTATGGATATAAATGGACTTGTTGAAAGTTCAACAAACTTAGGTGTTGTTCATACTACTGAAAACTTAGTTACATTTGAATGTGCTGTTAGAAGTTCTGTTAAAACATTAAAGGAAGATATAACTAATAAAATGGATTTACTTGCTGCTAACTTAGGTGGAAAATTCAGATTAGAAAGTGATTATCCAGCTTGGGAATATGCTAAAGGTTCTAAATTAGAAGAAATATGTGTTGAAACTTATGAAAAATTAACTGGTAAAAAACCTATTATCATGGCTATACATGCAGGTCTTGAATGTGGGTTATTACTAGATAAAATTCCGCATGCACAAGCTATATCACTTGGTCCTGACATGTTTGAAGTTCATACACCTAATGAGCATTTAAGTATCTCTTCTACTAAACGTACTTGGGATTATTTAGTAGCTATATTAAAAGGTATGAATCAATATTAA
- a CDS encoding helix-turn-helix domain-containing protein, with protein sequence MSKKAFIGRKLREARMYRGKTIDVLAKETNINKKDIIAFEEDKYKPTLENEMKLSNALGFPKEFFKYADNIKMTIDSTHIRPECTIPKVEQIAFKEKLAMTHRILAFLEGYIQFPQMNIPTDFNKNDDIEELATNVRRYWELGDGIIGNMLTLLEINGIIVSDANINKKGALSFSQKQTINGNSRYFISLGNDKKSACTRNYDLAYELAYIVATEANIQSKKFSKDEFACAFLMPKETFTQDLKMVNDLEDYVALKKKWIVPISAIILRSYQLGEISYKKYMYLMNEMDKKGWLKKEPLEENIKATSPILLKKSIDVLIENNIMSKASLVMNLSNWGLHLNQDEVEILLGFKEGKLNTEQNTTNSKKGKVTKVNFKSKRR encoded by the coding sequence ATGAGCAAAAAAGCATTTATAGGAAGAAAATTAAGAGAAGCTAGAATGTATAGAGGTAAAACAATAGATGTTTTAGCTAAAGAAACTAACATAAATAAAAAAGATATAATTGCGTTTGAAGAAGATAAATATAAGCCAACACTAGAAAATGAAATGAAATTATCAAATGCATTAGGCTTTCCAAAAGAGTTCTTTAAATATGCAGATAATATAAAAATGACAATAGATTCTACACATATAAGACCAGAATGTACAATACCAAAAGTAGAGCAGATAGCATTTAAAGAAAAATTAGCTATGACTCATAGAATATTAGCTTTTCTAGAAGGATATATACAATTCCCACAAATGAATATACCAACTGATTTTAATAAAAATGATGATATAGAAGAATTAGCAACTAATGTAAGAAGATATTGGGAATTAGGTGATGGAATAATAGGTAATATGCTAACATTACTTGAGATAAATGGAATAATAGTATCTGACGCTAACATAAATAAAAAAGGTGCTTTATCATTTAGCCAAAAACAAACTATAAATGGAAATAGTAGATATTTTATATCTTTAGGTAATGATAAAAAATCAGCATGTACAAGAAATTATGATTTAGCATATGAATTAGCATATATAGTAGCAACTGAAGCGAATATACAATCAAAAAAATTCTCTAAGGATGAATTTGCTTGTGCATTCTTAATGCCTAAAGAAACTTTCACACAAGATTTAAAAATGGTAAATGATTTAGAAGACTATGTAGCTTTAAAGAAAAAGTGGATAGTTCCAATATCAGCTATAATATTAAGATCTTATCAACTAGGGGAAATAAGTTATAAAAAATATATGTATCTAATGAATGAAATGGATAAAAAAGGTTGGTTAAAGAAAGAACCGCTAGAAGAAAATATAAAAGCTACGAGCCCTATATTATTAAAAAAATCTATAGACGTATTAATTGAAAATAATATAATGAGTAAGGCTAGTTTAGTAATGAACTTATCAAACTGGGGATTACATTTAAATCAAGATGAAGTAGAAATATTATTAGGATTTAAAGAAGGTAAATTAAATACAGAGCAAAATACTACAAATAGTAAAAAAGGAAAAGTAACAAAAGTTAATTTTAAATCTAAAAGAAGATAA